A genomic window from Triticum urartu cultivar G1812 chromosome 7, Tu2.1, whole genome shotgun sequence includes:
- the LOC125520966 gene encoding uncharacterized protein LOC125520966 codes for MPSSRPSSPSPPVVLLSDSDDDAASASAALSGPAAERITSSLVTQEDVDAVCRKHSVPREFAARPAGGLRACSAPPPGAVCVYAHALEAGVRFPLHPFFRDALVHFGLAPGQLAPNGWRVLVGFLALCHEAGVRPSVPLFRHFFKLLTIARKGGWYWFGSRAEAGVLFAGLKYNKSDREWEGGFFFLTSPEPWQCPVLWGEPPSKRFPADPVLTSQLKQSEKKLLEVHGVAVDLRAYLRKANLAAAFSSNLAGASPPPSPRSTVPKGMDPPARDMTDIMPVGRTAAPVVGTEQVKGDAHGDTLPVSGKKRRREEVTATDGPGCPAPVSTPHAPPSPPSFDPRSPHSPVPERHDGDSADWKAARKVLDGIITPSRELQFATSKPSDVVASSYIAMLQAANYATFSMTCALELDEKLVALERDNLALWEQLEKEKAARQAVEAELERAKRAAEAERERAKATAVQQFLVSEEYTRRVAEQALPAYLRGAEEMKRVVLRHYPHLDAGKLELPLD; via the exons ATGCCTTCCTCCCGCCCCTCCTCCCCCTCGCCCCCCGTCGTCCTCCTcagcgacagcgacgacgacgctgcctccgcctccgccgcgctcTCGGGGCCCGCCGCCGAGCGCATCACATCGTCCCTGGTCACCCAGGAAGACGTCGACGCCGTCTGCAGGAAGCACAGCGTCCCGAGGGAGTTCGCCGCGCGCCCCGCCGGCGGCCTACGCGCGTGCAGCGCGCCGCCGCCGGGGGCCGTCTGCGTGTACGCCCACGCGCTGGAGGCCGGGGTGCGCTTCCCGCTGCACCCCTTCTTCCGCGACGCGCTCGTCCACTTCGGCCTCGCGCCGGGCCAGCTCGCGCCCAACGGGTGGCGCGTCCTGGTCGGTTTCTTGGCGCTCTGCCACGAGGCCGGCGTGCGGCCGTCGGTGCCGCTGTTCCGGCACTTTTTCAAGCTGCTCACCATCGCCAGGAAGGGCGGCTGGTACTGGTTCGGCTCCAGGGCAGAGGCCGGAGTGCTCTTCGCTGGCCTGAAATACAACAAGTCTGACAGAGAGTGGGAAGGGGGCTTCTTCTTCCTGACGTCGCCGGAGCCATGGCAGTGTCCCGTGCTTTGGGGCGAGCCCCCGTCCAAGCGCTTCCCCGCAGATCCGGTGCTGACGAGCCAGCTGAAGCAGTCGGAGAAAAAGCTGCTGGAAGTACACGGCGTCGCGGTCGATCTCCGGGCTTACCTCCGTAAGGCAAATCTTGCTGCGGCCTTCTCCTCCAACCTCGCCGGCGCATCACCTCCGCCTTCTCCTCGTTCTACTGTTCCCAAAG GCATGGATCCACCTGCGCGTGACATGACTGACATTATGCCAGTGGGGAGGACGGCGGCGCCGGTGGTAGGGACGGAGCAGGTGAAAGGCGACGCGCACGGCGACACGCTTCCTGTGTCCGGAAAGAAGAGGAGACGGGAGGAGGTGACTGCAACAGACGGGCCTGGCTGCCCCGCCCCGGTGTCTACCCCGCatgccccgccgtcgccgccgagcTTTGACCCGCGGTCACCGCACTCGCCTGTACCCGAGAGACACGACGGAGATAGCGCTGACTGGAAGGCCGCGCGGAAGGTCCTAGATGGCATCATCACGCCGTCGCGGGAGCTCCAATTCGCGACGTCGAAGCCCTCCGACGTCGTGGCGTCGAGCTACATAGCAATGCTCCAG GCCGCGAACTACGCGACCTTCTCCATGACCTGCGCGCTGGAGCTGGACGAGAAGCTGGTGGCGCTGGAGCGCGACAACCTGGCGCTGTGGGAGCAGCTGGAGAAGGAGAAGGCGGCGAGGCAGGCAGTGGAGGCGGAGCTGGAGAGGGCAAAGCGGGCAGCTGAGGCGGAGCGAGAGCGCGCCAAGGCGACGGCGGTGCAGCAGTTCTTGGTGTCGGAGGAGTACACGCGGCGGGTGGCGGAGCAAGCGCTGCCGGCGTACTTGCGCGGCGCCGAGGAAATGAAGCGCGTCGTGCTCCGGCACTACCCGCACCTCGACGCCGGCAAGCTGGAGCTGCCGCTTGATTAG
- the LOC125523895 gene encoding cysteine-rich PDZ-binding protein, giving the protein MVCTKCEKKLGKVIVPDKWKEGASNTYEGGGRKINENKLLSKKSRWTPYGNTKCIICKQQVHQDGKYCHTCAYSKGVCAMCGKQVLDTKLYKQSNV; this is encoded by the exons atggtgtGCACCAAGT GCGAGAAGAAGCTGGGGAAGGTGATCGTCCCGGACAAGTGGAAGGAGGGCGCCAGCAACACCTACGAGGGCGGCGGCCGCAAGATCAACGAGAACAAGCTCCTCTCCAAGAAGAGCAG GTGGACTCCTTACGGAAATACCAAATGCATAATCTGCAAGCAACAGGTGCACCAGGACGGTAAATACTGCCACACCTGTGCCTATTCAAAAG GGGTGTGTGCGATGTGTGGCAAGCAAGTGCTGGACACGAAGCTGTACAAGCAAAGCAATGTGTGA
- the LOC125518439 gene encoding uncharacterized protein LOC125518439, translating into MPSSPAPSPVVVLSDDESGDDGAASGSPSRSAAKRIASTLTTQAAVDALCKNHDVPRGFAARPAGELRACSAPPRGSVCVYAHMLETGVRFPLHPFFCDALNHFGLAPGQLSINGWRVLVGFVAICHEAGVPPSMVLFRHFFKLYNRNDWYYFRCRAFAGVLFTGTSYSQSEREWKGAFFFLTSPESWRCPVRWGEPPYKSSAAGPALTSHQKQSAEKLLAVHGTARDLRAYLRQTDLAAALSADLAGAPPPPQPSPRSTVAKGVDPPVGDMTDKMPVEKTAAPAARTEQVKSEAHGDTLPMSGKKRRREEGTATNGHHCAAPETGGEKLQGKRGRIDNRSYGEHYLIFFPWRYFVFELEVQGATKDTKAKNYMPPNRWQSFKHNKV; encoded by the exons ATGCCTTCCTCCCCCGCCCCATCCCCCGTCGTCGTCCTCAGCGACGACGAGAGCGGCGACGACGGCGCCGCATCCGGCTCGCCCTCGAGGTCCGCCGCCAAGCGCATCGCCTCCACCCTGACCACCCAGGCCGCGGTCGACGCCCTCTGCAAGAACCACGACGTGCCGAGGGGGTTCGCCGCGCGCCCCGCCGGCGAGCTGCGCGCGTGCAGCGCGCCTCCGCGGGGGTCCGTCTGCGTGTACGCCCACATGCTGGAGACCGGGGTGCGCTTCCCGCTGCACCCCTTCTTCTGCGACGCGCTCAACCACTTCGGCCTCGCGCCGGGCCAGCTCTCCATAAACGGGTGGCGCGTCCTGGTGGGGTTCGTGGCGATCTGCCACGAGGCCGGCGTGCCGCCGTCCATGGTTCTGTTCCGGCACTTCTTCAAGCTGTACAACCGGAACGACTGGTACTACTTCCGCTGCAGGGCGTTCGCCGGAGTGCTCTTCACTGGCACGAGCTATTCGCAATCTGAGAGGGAGTGGAAAGGGGCTTTCTTCTTCCTGACGTCGCCGGAGTCATGGCGCTGCCCTGTGCGCTGGGGCGAGCCGCCGTACAAGAGCTCCGCCGCAGGTCCGGCGCTCACGAGCCACCAGAAGCAGTCGGCGGAAAAGCTGCTAGCCGTACACGGCACAGCGCGTGATCTCCGGGCTTACCTCCGGCAGACGGATCTTGCTGCGGCCTTGTCCGCGGACCTCGCCGGCGCACCGCCACCACCTCAGCCTTCTCCCCGTTCTACTGTTGCCAAAG GGGTGGATCCACCCGTCGGCGACATGACTGACAAAATGCCAGTGGAGAagacggcggcgccggcggcaCGGACGGAGCAGGTGAAAAGCGAGGCGCACGGCGACACGCTTCCCATGTCCGGGAAGAAGAGGAGACGGGAGGAGGGGACTGCAACAAACGGGCATCATTGCGCCGCCCCAGAGACGGGAGGAGAGAAGCTacaaggaaagagagggagaatAGATAATAGAAGCTACGGGGAACACTACCTCATCTTCTTCCCATGGCGATATTTTGTGTTTGAACTCGAG GTTCAAGGTGCCACAAAGGACACAAAAGCGAAAAACTACATGCCACCAAACCGGTGGCAGTCATTTAAACATAACAAG GTCTAG